In Pseudomonas sp. FP1742, the DNA window CGCGGGTTTTGATTGTTTGAGTCAGGGTTTTCCTGAAATCATGCCCGGCAACAGCGCATCGGCGCTGGCCGACGCACCACGACATAGCAAAAGATGTACCAGTCATTCGTACTGAACCTTCGCGCAAGGCTCATACTCGAACGCTTCAGAAGCCACTTACGGAGATCACCAATGGCACGCATCAAGGCAAAGACTGCTCAAGAAATTCTGATGGAAGACTTTCAGACACTGGTCAGCGACACCGAACGGTTGCTGGAACACACCGCATCCCTGGCCGGCGACCAGGCCGATGAGCTGCGTGAGCAGATCCGCGACAGCCTGCTGCGCGCCCGGGAGACCTTGAAGCTGACCGAAGACTCCCTGCGCGAGCGCGGCAAAGCGGCTGTCACCGCCACGGAAGATTACGTCCAGACCAACCCATGGCAATCGGTCGGGATTGCAGCCGGCGTGGGTTTCCTGATCGGCCTGCTGGCCACTCGGCGCTGATATGGCAATCGGAGAATCCGGCTCGTCCACGACGGGCACCGGCTCATCACCGCGGCGCCTGGGTGCCGCGTTTCTTGGATTGCTGCACAGCCATGTCGAACTGTTCGGCATCGAACTGCAGGAACAAAAAGCACGCACCGTAAGCCTGTTGCTGTTTGCAGGCCTTACGTTGGTCTTTGCCTTGTTATTGCTGGTGGGCCTGTCGACGCTGGTGTTGATTCTGTTTTGGGACACCTATCGCCTGGCAGCGATCATCGGGCTCTGTGTGTTCTATACCCTCGCAGCGTTGTTCTGTGCGATGCGTTTGAGAGCAGCGATTTTCGATGAGTCCTCGCCCTTCCATGGCACCCTGGAAGAGCTGGCCAATGATCGGGAGCGTCTGTTGCCATGAGCATGCCTGAACTTCCCCGCAACAGTTCACGCACGGAAATGCGCAAGGCGCTGATCCGCTTGCGCATGGAAATGCATCGCCAGGAAATTCGCCACGAATCCCAACAACTGCTGCTGCCCCTGCAACGGGTGCGTGGCATGACACAAAACCTGCAAGACGGTTTCGGCATCAAACACGCCCCGCTCTGGGGCATTGCGGCCGTTATCGGATTGGGCTTTCTGACCGGCAAGGGGGCCAAGGGCGGCGGGATCGGCAGCCTGACTCGTCTGGCTCGCCTTGGCATCACGCTGGGACCTCTGATCAAGCTGATCATGCAGGGCTCTTCGCGCAAACACTAATCAGCCCTGTTTGGCTGCATTCTTGCAATACCACCAGGATTAACCTCTTTATCGAGCGGTTAATCCTGCGTGCCTGCCTGGCGACCAGGTTTTATCCAGAACAAAACCTTACTAAGGAGGCCTCGTGATCGACGGGCAACCGCTCGCCTGCTTTCAGCCATTCATCGATACCGCCACAGGCCGTATCGCCGGTGTCGAAGCACTGGGTCGACTGCGCCAGGCCGATGGTCAACTGACCTCGGTAGGACCGTTGTTCGCCGACCCTCGAACCCCCGCCATCGCCCTGCGTCGTCTCGATCGCCAGATTCGCGATAACGCCCTGAGCCGCTTGCATGAAGCCCCCTCGGACTGGTTTCTGAGCCTGAACATCTCACCTCGCTGGATCAGCCGCTTGCGTCGGGATCAGGAGCTGCCGAGTCTCAGGCAACTGGGCAGGCACGGCGTCGACGCGCAGCGAATCGTCTTCGAGATCACCGAACTGGGCGGCGACAGCCAGCGTCTGGCCGAAGTCGTGGCCCGCTATCGGCAAGCCGGGGCGCGGATCGCTATCGATGATTTCGGCGCCGGTTACTCTCAGCTCGATCGCGTACTGGCCTTGCAACCGGACATACTCAAGCTCGACATGCGACTGTTCCAAGCCGCCGCGCTGGGCGGCCCCAGCAGCGACGTGGTGAAGGCACTGGCACAAATGGCGGAGAAAACCGGTTGCTGGATCATCGCCGAAGGCGTGGAAACCGAAGCTCAACTGAATTTTGCCCTGGAGTGTGGTTCACGCTACGTACAAGGGTTTCTGTTCGCCCGGGCGCAAGCGGATTTCTTCGCCACAGACGCCTTTGTCGAGCGATTCGCGCAACTGCGCCAGCGCTATGTGCAGCAGAAACTGGCTGAACGCGCTCGCCTGATGATCATGCGCCAGCAACTCAGCGAACTGATGGCCATCCTGCAAGCCTGGGCTCGAACCAGCGCGCCCCTCAGCGCCTTGCCGCAACTGCAGGCGTTTCCCTGGCTGTTGCGTTTTTATCAATGCGACCGCCACGGCACGCAACTGACCCCTAACCTGGAATGGCGCAACAACGGCTGGGAAGCCGACAACCGCTACCTGGGCCATAACTGGTCATGGCGCCCCTACTTTTATCACTTGCTGGCCGAGGGCTGGGATGAGCGTCGTCTGACGCTTTCCAACACCTACCGCGACGCCACCACCAATCAATACTGCCTCACTGCCGGGCAGTTTTTCGAAAACGGCGAACGGCTGCTGCTCATCGATATCGATGCCGCGGGGCTCTAGTTCTCCTTGCAGGTACCGGCGTGAACCGGGAAGCTAGGGGATCAGTCACCTGACGGAGAAACCAGCCTTGGATTGGCACACCCTGCTTACCCGCGAACGCCTCGGAAAACCCGTGCACAGCCCGGAAGAACTCGGCCGCAGCCCTTTCCATAAAGACCACGACCGGATCATTTTCTCGGGCGCGTTTCGCCGTCTCGGGCGCAAGACCCAGGTCCACCCGGTCTCCAGCAACGATCACATCCACACACGCCTGACCCACTCGCTGGAAGTCAGCTGCGTCGGCCGTTCTCTGGGCATGCGCGTCGGTGAAACCATCCGCGGCGCCCTGCCCGAGTGGTGCGAACCGAGTGACCTGGGGATGGTGGTGCAATCGGCTTGCCTGGCCCATGACATCGGTAATCCCCCCTTCGGCCACTCCGGCGAAGACGCGATCCGCCATTGGTTCCAGCAGGCCGCCGGCCGTGGCTGGCTGGACGCCATGAGCGACGCCGAACGCAACGACTTCCTCAATTTCGAAGGCAATGCCCAAGGCTTCCGGGTACTCACCCAGCTTGAATACCATCAGTTCGAAGGCGGAACCCGGCTGACCTACGCCACCTTGGGCACCTACCTGAAATACCCATGGACCGCTCGGCACGCCGACTCACTGGGTTACAAGAAGCACAAGTTCGGCTGCTATCAGAGTGAATTGCCGCTGCTGGAACAGATCGCTCATAAACTCGGGCTGCCCCAATTGGAGGAACAGCGCTGGGCGCGCCATCCACTGGTGTATCTGATGGAGGCCGCCGACGACATCTGCTACGCGCTGATCGATCTGGAAGATGGCCTGGAGATGGAGCTGCTGGAGTACGCCGAAGTCGAGTCCCTGTTACTGGACCTGGTGGGCGACGATCTCCCGGAAACCTATCGCCAGCTCGGCCCACAGGATTCGCGTCGGCGCAAACTGGCGATACTGCGGGGCAAAGCCATCGAACACCTGACCAACGCGGCGGCCAGAGCTTTCGTCGAGCAACAGGACGCGCTGCTGGCCGGCACGCTGCCGGGCGACCTTGTCGAACACATGCATGGCCCGGCCAAACGCTGCGTCTTGAATGCCAAGGACATGGCGCGCAAAAAAATCTTCCAGGACAAGCGCAAGACGCTCCACGAAATCGGCGCCTACACCACCCTGGAAATCCTGCTCAACGCCTTTTGCGGCGCGGCACTGGAGCAGCACAACGGTCGTACTCCCTCCTTCAAGAACCGACGCATACTCGACCTGTTGGGCAACAATGCACCCGATCCCCATGGCCCGTTGCACACCTCTTTCTTGCGCATGATTGATTTCATCGCCGGCATGACCGACAGCTACGCCGGTGAAATGGCGCTGGAAATGACCGGTCGATCAAGCCGCGGATAAAAGCCCCATCGACCAGCCGCGTCAGGGTCTAAGCGGCTGGTCGAATGTCTCGACATTCATCTGTATTGCAAGGTCGACAGAATCGCCCTACACCTTGTGCAGAGCTGACTGATCGATTGTTCGGCCGTGTCGCGAAACAATCACACGCCCACTGCTCGACAGATCAAGCATGAAAAATCCTATGTTCAAACACGATTGGCGCATCTTGCTGGTGGAAGATCATCCCTTTCAGTTAAGAGCGACTCAATTCCTGCTCGAGAGTTACGGCTTCACCCATCTGACCACCACGGACAGTGCCGAAGGCGCCTTGCAACAAATGCTCAAGGCCGCGCAACCGTTCGATATCCTTCTATGCGACCAATGCCTTCCCGACCTTACAGGCCTTGATCTGATCGAGTTCGCCAGCCACCGGGGAATGATCAGACAGGCGATACTTCTGAGCAGCCTGACGTCCGTCGAACTGGACAAACTTACAACAATGGCCTACGAACATGGAGTGCCCTTGTTAGGCTATTTGATAAAACCGCTGAAACAATCAGACTTCAGAAACTTGTTGACCTTGGCCTCACAATAAAACACAACAATTCACACACTAACACCACGCCCAAAATTCAAATTAAAAACCAATAGCCAAACGCTTTCAGCCTGCCGACTTCACCGGCCAAACATTTACTCTTCCTCATTCAAAACCTAGTTGGTACGTAGTCCTTTTCTTTTTCGTCTGTAGGATTCTTCCTATATTGCTGCTATCGGCCTGTCAGTTCATGCGCCCCCTATACTACTGAGCTAAGGTGCGCGCTTTATTTGTGCACACATGGGATTTGATTATGAACTCCGTTTTTATTGTCGACGATCACCCTGTCATCCGTCTCGCCGTTCGAATGCTGCTGGAACACGAAGGTTACAAAGTCGTCGGCGAGACAGACAATGGCGTCGATGCGATGCAGATGGTTCGCGAATGCATGCCCGACCTGATCATCCTCGACATCAGCATCCCCAAATTGGACGGGCTGGAAGTCCTATCCCGTTTCAACGCAATGAGCACGCCACTAAAAACACTCGTATTAACCGCACAATGCCCGAAACTTTTCGGCATCCGCTGCATGCAATCAGGTGCATCGGGGTATGTATGCAAACAGGAAGAACTCAGTGAACTGGTGAGTGCGATCAAAGCAGTCTTATCAGGTTACAACTATTTTCCCAGCGAGGCCTTGAACCCTGTTCGTTGTGATGACGCGCAGTGGGCGGATCTGGACTTGTTCAAATCCGTCAATGATCGAGAGCTGATGGTATTACAACTTTTTGCCCAGGGTCGTACCAACAAGGAAATTGCCAAGGGCATGTTTCTCAGCAACAAGACTGTCAGCACCTATAAAAAACGACTTATGCAGAAGCTCAAAGCCAAATCTCTGGTTGAACTCATCGATATGGCAAAACGTAACGCGTTAGTGTGAGGAACAGGATGCCCAGTCGTTTGAAGGATTATCTCAGACTCATCATCGCGGCTTTATGCCTGAGCCCCCCCGTGCTCGCGGCACGAACAGCCAGCGAAAACTACACCCTTCTCAGTCGCTCGACGACCGGGCACATGGAAGTCCAGCTGGATACCTCACAACGACAGTGGGTCAGAGACAAACGTGAATTGATCCTGGGCACGTCGGCCCCGGATTATCCTCCTTTCGACCTGACCCTCAGCGGCTACGACTACGAAGGTTTCACGGCCGACTACGCAGGCATCCTCGGCAAGGTGACGGGGTTGCCCGTCAAGGTTCAGCGCTTCGCGTCACGAGGGGCGGCGATCGAGGCGCTGGAAAAAGGCCAGGTCGATATGCTCGGTACCGCCAATGGGTTCGAGGCCGACAATGCCGACATTGCGCTGTCCACACCTTACGCGGTGGATCAACCCGTACTGGTGACACGGGAAGGAGAAACCAGGGCACTGACCGACGGACTGGCCGGCTTGCGGCTCAGCATGGTGTATCACTATCTGCCTCTGGACGAAGTCAGGGCGCTGTACCCGAAGGCAATCATCACCTCTTACCCGTCCTACCAGAATGCAATCAACGCAGTCGCCTTCGACCAGGCCGACGTGTTCCTCGGTGACACCATTTCAACCCATTACATGATCAACAAGGGATACCTGAACAACATCCGCATGGCCAACTTCGGTAAACACGAGGCCCATGGTTTCAGCTTCGCAGTGCAAAAGAACAATTCTGATCTGCTCGGGATCATCAACGCGGTACTCAAGGCCATCCCCATCAGCGAACGGGAAAACATCGCCAAACGCTGGAGTGCCGGCAGCGACATTCTTCTCACCGATCACAAACTGCAACTCACTCACCGTGAAGAACGCTGGCTGGCGCAACATCCGGTCGTGCGCGTGGTGGTCAACGAAGCCTTTGCACCGCTGACGTTTTTCGACAGCGACGATAACTTTCGGGGGGTCACCGCTGACCTGCTCGAACTGATCCGATTGCGCACCGGTTTGCGCTTCGAGATCCAGCGCAGTCGAAGCGATGACGAGATGGTCGAAAAGATCGGCAACCATCAGGCCGACCTGATCGCCGCCCTGCTTCCCAGCGCACAGCGTGAAACGAAGTTGAATTTCAGCCGTCCCTATCTGGAAAACTCCTTTGTCCTGCTGACACGCAAAGCCGCTGACAGCCCGACAAACCTCACCCAACTTCAAGACAAACGTCTTGCCATTGCCCAAGGCAACCCTCTGGTGGATTACCTGCGCAGAGAGTTTCCGCGAATCAACCTGGTTGAAACCCCGGACACGTTCAGTGCCGTGGAGTTGCTCGCCGAGGGCAAGGCAGAAGGTGCGGTGAACTCATTGGTGATCGCCAATTACTTCATCTCGTCGCGGATCTTCGAACAGACACTGCAGATCACCACCACCATCGGCACCCGACAGGCGGCATTTTCCCTGGCGACCGGACGCGACGCCAAAGAACTGAACGCCATCCTCGACAAGGCACTGCTGAGCATCGCACCGGAAGAACTGGGCATCATCAACAACCGCTGGCGAGGCTATTC includes these proteins:
- a CDS encoding YqjD family protein, with product MARIKAKTAQEILMEDFQTLVSDTERLLEHTASLAGDQADELREQIRDSLLRARETLKLTEDSLRERGKAAVTATEDYVQTNPWQSVGIAAGVGFLIGLLATRR
- a CDS encoding response regulator transcription factor; this translates as MNSVFIVDDHPVIRLAVRMLLEHEGYKVVGETDNGVDAMQMVRECMPDLIILDISIPKLDGLEVLSRFNAMSTPLKTLVLTAQCPKLFGIRCMQSGASGYVCKQEELSELVSAIKAVLSGYNYFPSEALNPVRCDDAQWADLDLFKSVNDRELMVLQLFAQGRTNKEIAKGMFLSNKTVSTYKKRLMQKLKAKSLVELIDMAKRNALV
- a CDS encoding phage holin family protein, which encodes MAIGESGSSTTGTGSSPRRLGAAFLGLLHSHVELFGIELQEQKARTVSLLLFAGLTLVFALLLLVGLSTLVLILFWDTYRLAAIIGLCVFYTLAALFCAMRLRAAIFDESSPFHGTLEELANDRERLLP
- a CDS encoding response regulator, whose product is MKNPMFKHDWRILLVEDHPFQLRATQFLLESYGFTHLTTTDSAEGALQQMLKAAQPFDILLCDQCLPDLTGLDLIEFASHRGMIRQAILLSSLTSVELDKLTTMAYEHGVPLLGYLIKPLKQSDFRNLLTLASQ
- a CDS encoding EAL domain-containing protein; this encodes MIDGQPLACFQPFIDTATGRIAGVEALGRLRQADGQLTSVGPLFADPRTPAIALRRLDRQIRDNALSRLHEAPSDWFLSLNISPRWISRLRRDQELPSLRQLGRHGVDAQRIVFEITELGGDSQRLAEVVARYRQAGARIAIDDFGAGYSQLDRVLALQPDILKLDMRLFQAAALGGPSSDVVKALAQMAEKTGCWIIAEGVETEAQLNFALECGSRYVQGFLFARAQADFFATDAFVERFAQLRQRYVQQKLAERARLMIMRQQLSELMAILQAWARTSAPLSALPQLQAFPWLLRFYQCDRHGTQLTPNLEWRNNGWEADNRYLGHNWSWRPYFYHLLAEGWDERRLTLSNTYRDATTNQYCLTAGQFFENGERLLLIDIDAAGL
- a CDS encoding deoxyguanosinetriphosphate triphosphohydrolase translates to MDWHTLLTRERLGKPVHSPEELGRSPFHKDHDRIIFSGAFRRLGRKTQVHPVSSNDHIHTRLTHSLEVSCVGRSLGMRVGETIRGALPEWCEPSDLGMVVQSACLAHDIGNPPFGHSGEDAIRHWFQQAAGRGWLDAMSDAERNDFLNFEGNAQGFRVLTQLEYHQFEGGTRLTYATLGTYLKYPWTARHADSLGYKKHKFGCYQSELPLLEQIAHKLGLPQLEEQRWARHPLVYLMEAADDICYALIDLEDGLEMELLEYAEVESLLLDLVGDDLPETYRQLGPQDSRRRKLAILRGKAIEHLTNAAARAFVEQQDALLAGTLPGDLVEHMHGPAKRCVLNAKDMARKKIFQDKRKTLHEIGAYTTLEILLNAFCGAALEQHNGRTPSFKNRRILDLLGNNAPDPHGPLHTSFLRMIDFIAGMTDSYAGEMALEMTGRSSRG